The DNA window ATCGGGGAGTCCGTCCATGTGAAAAAAGGAACATCAATTGGATCGCACTGTGTGATTGACGGCATGACGGAGATCGGAGAAAATTGCAAATTTTTCCCCTTCAGTTCGATCGGAGCCGCTCCGCAGGACCTCAAGTATCGAAATGAAGAAACCGCGGTCTTGATAGGAAATAATAATACATTCAGGGAATTTGTA is part of the Nitrospirota bacterium genome and encodes:
- a CDS encoding acyl-[acyl-carrier-protein]--UDP-N-acetylglucosamine O-acyltransferase; the protein is MSKHPTAIIHPNAKLDENVEIGPYTIIGESVHVKKGTSIGSHCVIDGMTEIGENCKFFPFSSIGAAPQDLKYRNEETAVLIGNNNTFREFV